The Xylocopa sonorina isolate GNS202 chromosome 10, iyXylSono1_principal, whole genome shotgun sequence genome contains the following window.
tttttttttttaacttgaTGCTTCGTTATTTACCCATTGATAACACAAAATGGGAGTAGTTACATTTACTAAGACTCTCTTTAAGAGTTTTAATGTTTGAGAGAGCTATCTGGACTTTTATCTATTATCAAACAAAATAAGAATAGTttaataatgatatatacaaaaTTCGAGATCCTTTTATCAAACTAGTTTTTCACAAGTTTCGCAGCTCATTTTTATTTATCTCAGACGACGGAGGATTCTGGAAGCTCTCCATTTGAAGAGTTTCTAAGACTTTCTAAGAAGTTCCACTTCTCAATAATTTTGATATGACAATACTGAAATGCCATTCTACTGTGTGCATACTTGCATATTTTACTCGAGGACTCCTTTAAAATTTGTCTTCAAACTCGAGGGCTCCTCGACGAAGGCGATGCAAATCATTTTTTGGATTTGGTGGACTAGAAAAGTACATTTTTTTGATTAGTTGATCCTCGAAGAGTTCGATGAACATTTAAAACTTTGACTTCGATTATTTTTCTACtcaatatttaaattgaaaCTTAACTGGTTAACTGTAATAGCAAACTTGATTGTTTACTTTTTACGGAACagaaatgtaatccttcctcgttttgcTTGACGTTTCCTCGCAGAATTTACAATGGAAGCATTTGTCCTGTGTACGACGTGCACACTTGTGTCATTGTTCGATCTCCGTGAGggatttttaaattaaattccgcGGTCAGCTGGTTGAATCGAATAAAAAATGTATGCTGGTGACACGAAATACCAATTACGAGGATATTTTTATTGTCCGTTCGACGAAACGATCGAGCAAACGACTCGCTCTGGATTGTTTCGATAAAGTACTCGTTACACACCGAAATCCTCTTTTCGCAGATTTATCGTTGGCTGGATTCCCTCGTAACTCTGCACCCTAAGCTAATAAAATCAATAACAGGCGGAAGTAGTTACGAGGGGAGGAGCATTAGGGGTGTAAAGCTGTCGTACAAAGAAGGAAACCCAGGCGTGTTTATCGAAGGTGGAATACACGCCAGAGAATGGATATCACCGGCCGTTGTCACGTACATCTTGAACGAATTGATAGTCAGCGAGGATCCTCGCGTCAGACACATGGCGGAGTCGTACGACTGGTACATTTTTCCTGTCTTCAATCCTGATGGTTACGAGTATACTCACACCACGGTAAGGAATTCTTAATCATTTTAATATGAGAGCACTAAATTGGAATTCTGCTGCGCGCGTGCCTCtatatttcaatttcaatttcatttCTTTATCATTTTTTTCATACCATAGCACTACTTCGTGCGTAATTCTAGTTCGCGTATACTACTACATTTTAATTTAAGTTTCGCTTCTCAATAAGTTTGATACGACAATACTATTATAAAATGCAATTTCTCTGTGCGCACGTCACCGTGTTTCAATTTACGTTGCACTTCTTAATAATTTTCATACGACGATACTAAAATGCAATTCTACCATACGCATGCCTCTATATTTCGATTTAAGTTTtgtttgaaatttaaaaatgacgTGGACATTAAATAATAAGTTCGTAACTGGAAACAGATGCCATTTTTCTTCTGCTATACTTTTTTAATTGCTAGTGTACATATGTATTGTATAGCCTTTGGTCTCtgctatttttatttaaaaaacagaCGACGTAAGTAACTTATTAATATAGTTGTTCTTTAAATAATTATAGACATCTTTAACTTCATAAATCAATTATAATCTTCTACTAATTATTGAATTTCTGGAACTATCATATTATTCGTTGGGGAACATTTAAGAAATTGAAAAGGTACTTCAGTGGCACGAGCTATAAAGGAACAACGTAGTAAAAAATTAAAACAGCTCACTCAATTTCGTAATCTTAATGAAACATGTGTCCAACATTTGCGTGTAAATATTGAATAGGCTGGATACGCCAGACATTAACAAATTATAATCGATTGTAGACCTTTTATCCGTTgcgatacgaattttaaccgcATTAAATGTATCTTTCGGTGTTATCAATCATAATTATGTCAATATCGTATTCACGCACAAAATAGAGGACTTCCAATCGTCTCCGCATAATTGATTCGCGATTGAAACATTGTATTTTGTATATAATTGAGATAAGAACTGTATACAGAAGTAATACTTTCCGATAAAATCGTCAAATTTGATCGTTTAATTAGTGTATCGCGATATGGAGCATTATCTATACAATTAGCCAGGTAGATTGAATTAGTTGCAACCTCCTCCCCTTGTTTCACAATCGAACACGCTCACGCGACCCATCGATGGATATCGATAAAACATGATAATTGCGTTCTTCGACTGATAAGACACGAATAGAGATGGAAATGTGCATTTTTGACCCAATTTAGAATCGTCTCTGGCGAAAGACCAGGAAGCCTTCTGGAAGGGGTTGCTATGGCGCCGATCCAAATAGAAATTGGAATTTTCATTGGGCAGGTGATTATCTTAATTTGCAATCTATTAATTTATTAACGAAAACTAAAAATCCATCGCTTATTTACTTAGTTTTATTGCTCGGATTGCGCATTTAATATCTACGcactaattatttaatatttgcgATGATATGCAAACGAAAAGTCAGCAAATTGCAGCTGCTTTGATTCAAAAGATAATTGGGCAGTAGAAAATTCATTTTTCCTGTACAAAGAAATGAAGTTTCGTAAGAATTTCTGTTCGTAAAATATGCAAAATTTAATTACTGTGCAGTGACAGTGATTaatgaaattgaaattaatagaatttctattaaaaatattttaatagaaatttaatttaattatagtACAGTGACAGtgattaaaatatattaatagaaatttcaatttcattaATCACTGTCACTGCAATTAAATTAAATCTCTATGAGAATATTTTTAATAGAAATTTCGTTTGTCTCTAATTTCATCGAATCTTTCTAATGCTCACAGAGGGTGGCACCAACTCTAATCCGTGCAGCGAAATATATCCAGGCGACAAACCTTTCTCCGAAACGGAATGCAGGACGATGTCACAATACATAGACAGTATCCACGATAAAATCTTCTCGTACATAGCGTTTCACAGTTACAGTCAATTGTTGCTGATCCCTTACGGCCATTCCAAAAAAAGGGTCTACAATTACAACGACTTGTTCCAAATAGGAAAGCAGTCTACAAACGCGCTATCGAAAAGATATGGGACCAGATACAAAGTTGGAAATATCGTAGATGTTATATGTGAGTAGACGAATCCATTCGCTTAAGAAAATAGAAATTATATTACTAAATTAatgaaattatattatattatattgacACATTCGCATCGGGCTATGTTTCATAAACTTTACATGAAAATGAGAAATTGAGGTATTTTAATGATCTAAAGATATTTTAACATATGTGTATTAATATTGCAATAATTAATATGTATTATTGACATTATCGTGTGCACACGTGCCGTAAAATGAGAATTGTCGTCTCCCGATGCTAATGTGTTAAGAATATTGACTGAAATATTAATTTGTTACATTAAAAATTCGCACGAATACGACAGACTGATATAACGCTTCATGAAGTatgaatatttattatattacatcAGCTATTAATGAATTCTTAATTTATTTGCAAATTATGAACTGTTACATTAGTTTTATAGGTAAATGTGTAATATTCATGATACAAAATGTAAAGTGTTTATCCTCGTTTACGGATGGACTAACATAGAGGAGGTGATTCCAGAGAACAAGGAAGCCGTaattaagaatgaaaatgaaagTTCAAACGCAATTTTTTAAAGGAAACGACTTTAAAAATCCAAAACGAAACATTAGATGAAAGCGTTTGTGTAATAGATATCGTTTTTGTACAATGAAACGAAAGAAGACTTTACGCACTTCTAATTTTCCAATTGATTTCGATATTTTCGCTTATTTTTTCTACTTTCCTTACTTCTAGATGTCGCATCCGGTGGATCGATGGACTGGGTACGAGGCACTTACAAT
Protein-coding sequences here:
- the LOC143428126 gene encoding zinc carboxypeptidase-like encodes the protein MQVILLQILLVAGAICAAERIRYDGYKLYKIFVPDDCGLELMEKMVNYDGYHFWSSPRVNRTNELMIAPAKIQEFMETANTMKLEPELMMDDVQKYIDDENPRGNLRGTFDWFGYHRLDAIYRWLDSLVTLHPKLIKSITGGSSYEGRSIRGVKLSYKEGNPGVFIEGGIHAREWISPAVVTYILNELIVSEDPRVRHMAESYDWYIFPVFNPDGYEYTHTTNRLWRKTRKPSGRGCYGADPNRNWNFHWAEGGTNSNPCSEIYPGDKPFSETECRTMSQYIDSIHDKIFSYIAFHSYSQLLLIPYGHSKKRVYNYNDLFQIGKQSTNALSKRYGTRYKVGNIVDVIYVASGGSMDWVRGTYNTSITFTYELRDTGRYGFILPASQIIPTATETLDSLVVMFQEAAKLGYGSSMMRT